The following proteins are encoded in a genomic region of Montipora foliosa isolate CH-2021 chromosome 8, ASM3666993v2, whole genome shotgun sequence:
- the LOC137967552 gene encoding uncharacterized protein, with translation METADEQTSEMEKQQSNALGYGRNKATDVQQKENSRGLPKSGLRNNRCGLCGGNYPHQGTCPVQGKKCLNCGKMNHFSKVCRGKPNNRSKSLHPKKTSRGKYHVRSADVEESPSSEMSSLAGVDSDNFSEEYTFNIGAQGHEAGKPIFQVTIMNTPIRIMADSGATVSILSKRDFDGLKSKPQLVETSAKVYPYMSDKPLTLCGKFRATVTSGSCSSVETFYVAKGSSSSILSWTTSQALDLIKAVST, from the coding sequence ATGGAAACCGCCGACGAACAGACCAGTGAGATGGAGAAACAGCAATCCAATGCACTTGGCTATGGTAGAAATAAAGCAACCGACGTTCAGCAGAAAGAGAATTCTCGTGGTTTACCAAAGTCTGGATTGCGTAACAATAGGTGTGGTTTATGTGGTGGAAATTACCCACATCAAGGAACTTGCCCTGTTCAAGGTAAAAAGTGTTTGAACTGTGGCAAAATGAACCATTTCTCCAAAGTTTGTCGTGGCAAACCCAACAATCGATCCAAATCTTTGCACCCAAAGAAAACGTCAAGAGGTAAATACCATGTCAGGTCTGCAGATGTTGAAGAGTCTCCGAGTAGTGAAATGTCATCTCTAGCCGGTGTTGATAGTGACAACTTCAGTGAAGAGTATACTTTTAACATTGGTGCACAGGGACACGAAGCTGGCAAGCCTATCTTTCAGGTCACCATCATGAACACACCAATCCGCATTATGGCAGATTCAGGAGCAACCGTGAGTATCTTAAGCAAGAGAGACTTTGATGGCCTTAAATCAAAGCCACAACTGGTTGAAACAAGTGCCAAAGTGTATCCATACATGTCTGATAAGCCACTAACCCTGTGTGGAAAGTTCCGAGCTACTGTCACCAGTGGTAGCTGTTCATCCGTGGAAACATTCTATGTCGCAAAGGGTTCATCAAGCTCCATACTTAGCTGGACAACCTCACAAGCATTAGATCTTATTAAAGCTGTTAGTACgtag